A portion of the Juglans microcarpa x Juglans regia isolate MS1-56 chromosome 1D, Jm3101_v1.0, whole genome shotgun sequence genome contains these proteins:
- the LOC121248832 gene encoding beta-glucosidase 11-like isoform X4 — protein sequence MEDTGLEAYRFSISWSRLLPNGRGTVNPKGLQYYNNLIDELISHGIQPHVTLHHNDLPQKLEDEYGGWISRKSVEFGDRVPYWTTFNEANVFVMGGYDTGNLPPQRCSSPSPYGINCSRGNSSTEPYLAAHHILLAHASAARLYKNMYQEKQHGFIGINVLGYWFVPLTNSSDDKTAAQRANDFFFGWMVDPLVFGEYPDAMKKNIGSRMPVFTTAESNWIKGSFDFLGVNHYLTLYAKDSPSSLKIKEREFFADMAVELSSFKNDTSRFEFPIVAWGLQELLEYIKRVYGNPPVYIHENGERMIRNLTLEDWPRVEYLHAYIGSLLDALRNGSNTKGYFIWSLMDLFELLDGFESGYGLYYVDLDDPDLKRQPKLSAHWYSHFLKRSEGMRLHGLSELGMNLSALSHSHFFQ from the exons ATGGAAGATACAGGGTTAGAAGCTTACAGGTTTTCCATATCTTGGTCCAGGCTTTTACCAA ATGGAAGAGGAACTGTCAATCCAAAGGGTTTACAGTATTACAACAATCTCATCGATGAACTAATCAGTCATG GAATACAACCACATGTTACATTACACCACAATGATCTTCCTCAAAAGCTGGAAGACGAGTATGGAGGATGGATTAGCCGAAAGAGTGT GGAATTTGGTGACAGAGTTCCATATTGGACTACTTTTAATGAGGCCAATGTGTTTGTAATGGGGGGTTATGATACTGGCAATTTACCTCCTCAGAGATgttcatctccatctccatatGGGATAAACTGCTCTAGAGGCAACTCCTCGACAGAGCCATACTTGGCAGCTCATCATATCTTGTTGGCACATGCATCTGCTGCTAGATTGTACAAGAACATGTATCag GAGAAGCAGCACGGATTTATAGGGATCAATGTCCTTGGTTATTGGTTCGTTCCTCTTACAAACAGCTCAGATGATAAAACTGCTGCTCAAAGAGCCAACGACTTCTTCTTTGGCTG GATGGTAGATCCTTTGGTGTTTGGAGAATATCCTGATGCCATGAAAAAGAACATAGGCTCAAGAATGCCGGTCTTCACCACTGCTGAATCCAATTGGATTAAGGGTTCATTTGACTTCCTTGGAGTGAACCATTACTTAACTTTGTATGCCAAGGACAGCCCAAGTAGCCTGAAaatcaaagagagagagttttttgCAGACATGGCAGTAGAACTTTCAA GCTTCAAAAATGATACATCCAGATTCGAG TTTCCAATTGTAGCCTGGGGCCTGCAAGAGCTGCTGGAGTATATCAAGAGAGTTTATGGCAACCCGCCTGTTTACATCCATGAaaatg GTGAACGAATGATACGTAATTTGACATTGGAAGACTGGCCAAGGGTGGAATATTTGCATGCATACATTGGGAGTTTGCTTGATGCATTGAG gaaTGGATCAAATACAAAAGGCTATTTTATATGGTCCTTGATGGATTTATTCGAGTTGTTGGATGGCTTCGAATCCGGATATGGCCTATACTATGTTGACTTGGATGATCCTGATTTAAAAAGGCAACCAAAACTCTCTGCGCATTGGTACTCCCATTTTCTGAAGAGATCAGAAGGCATGAGATTACATGGACTCTCTGAACTTGGGATGAACTTATCTGCACTTTCGCACTCTCACTTCTTTCAGTAG
- the LOC121248832 gene encoding beta-glucosidase 11-like isoform X1: MEDTGLEAYRFSISWSRLLPNGRGTVNPKGLQYYNNLIDELISHGIQPHVTLHHNDLPQKLEDEYGGWISRKSVKDFEAYADLCFREFGDRVPYWTTFNEANVFVMGGYDTGNLPPQRCSSPSPYGINCSRGNSSTEPYLAAHHILLAHASAARLYKNMYQEKQHGFIGINVLGYWFVPLTNSSDDKTAAQRANDFFFGWMVDPLVFGEYPDAMKKNIGSRMPVFTTAESNWIKGSFDFLGVNHYLTLYAKDSPSSLKIKEREFFADMAVELSSFKNDTSRFEFPIVAWGLQELLEYIKRVYGNPPVYIHENGERMIRNLTLEDWPRVEYLHAYIGSLLDALRNGSNTKGYFIWSLMDLFELLDGFESGYGLYYVDLDDPDLKRQPKLSAHWYSHFLKRSEGMRLHGLSELGMNLSALSHSHFFQ, translated from the exons ATGGAAGATACAGGGTTAGAAGCTTACAGGTTTTCCATATCTTGGTCCAGGCTTTTACCAA ATGGAAGAGGAACTGTCAATCCAAAGGGTTTACAGTATTACAACAATCTCATCGATGAACTAATCAGTCATG GAATACAACCACATGTTACATTACACCACAATGATCTTCCTCAAAAGCTGGAAGACGAGTATGGAGGATGGATTAGCCGAAAGAGTGT GAAAGACTTTGAAGCATATGCGGACTTGTGCTTCAGGGAATTTGGTGACAGAGTTCCATATTGGACTACTTTTAATGAGGCCAATGTGTTTGTAATGGGGGGTTATGATACTGGCAATTTACCTCCTCAGAGATgttcatctccatctccatatGGGATAAACTGCTCTAGAGGCAACTCCTCGACAGAGCCATACTTGGCAGCTCATCATATCTTGTTGGCACATGCATCTGCTGCTAGATTGTACAAGAACATGTATCag GAGAAGCAGCACGGATTTATAGGGATCAATGTCCTTGGTTATTGGTTCGTTCCTCTTACAAACAGCTCAGATGATAAAACTGCTGCTCAAAGAGCCAACGACTTCTTCTTTGGCTG GATGGTAGATCCTTTGGTGTTTGGAGAATATCCTGATGCCATGAAAAAGAACATAGGCTCAAGAATGCCGGTCTTCACCACTGCTGAATCCAATTGGATTAAGGGTTCATTTGACTTCCTTGGAGTGAACCATTACTTAACTTTGTATGCCAAGGACAGCCCAAGTAGCCTGAAaatcaaagagagagagttttttgCAGACATGGCAGTAGAACTTTCAA GCTTCAAAAATGATACATCCAGATTCGAG TTTCCAATTGTAGCCTGGGGCCTGCAAGAGCTGCTGGAGTATATCAAGAGAGTTTATGGCAACCCGCCTGTTTACATCCATGAaaatg GTGAACGAATGATACGTAATTTGACATTGGAAGACTGGCCAAGGGTGGAATATTTGCATGCATACATTGGGAGTTTGCTTGATGCATTGAG gaaTGGATCAAATACAAAAGGCTATTTTATATGGTCCTTGATGGATTTATTCGAGTTGTTGGATGGCTTCGAATCCGGATATGGCCTATACTATGTTGACTTGGATGATCCTGATTTAAAAAGGCAACCAAAACTCTCTGCGCATTGGTACTCCCATTTTCTGAAGAGATCAGAAGGCATGAGATTACATGGACTCTCTGAACTTGGGATGAACTTATCTGCACTTTCGCACTCTCACTTCTTTCAGTAG